One Sphingomonas sp. FARSPH DNA segment encodes these proteins:
- a CDS encoding glycerol-3-phosphate dehydrogenase → MFAMSAETNVDLLIVGGGINGAGIARDAAGRGLSVMLVEQDDLASHTSSASTKLIHGGLRYLEYGEFRLVREALIERERLWGMAPHIIWPLRFVLPQTQSPRPAWMVRLGLFLYDHLGGRKRLPGTETIALARSPYGAGLAPRAGKAFVYSDCWVEDSRLVVLNARDAADRGAIVRTRTRLVSARREDAHWVATIEQDGATSEVRARILVNAGGPWVADVLQRAGNSRNDRGVRLIKGSHIVLPRLYEGDHAFMLQNPDRRIVFVIPYEGQFSLVGTTDEPWEGAPGRAQISADETRYLIDTVNRYFAQRVSADDVTWSYAGIRPLYDDKAANASAVTRDYVLDLDADDGAPPMLSIFGGKITTYRKLAEHAMAQLAPFFPAASGAWTAGATLPGGDFADFDVYLADLARDRPAVPHALLRRLVRAYGTDVATLVPAGATLADLGEDLGGGLTTREVDFLRAREWAQTADDILYRRSKLGLHVPAGTAERLDAYLTDAADVRSAP, encoded by the coding sequence ATGTTCGCTATGAGCGCGGAAACGAATGTCGATCTGTTGATCGTCGGCGGGGGAATCAACGGCGCGGGGATCGCACGCGATGCCGCCGGACGCGGGCTGTCGGTCATGCTGGTCGAGCAGGACGATCTTGCCAGCCATACCTCGTCCGCCTCGACGAAGCTGATCCACGGCGGCCTGCGCTACCTCGAATATGGCGAATTCCGCCTGGTGCGCGAGGCGCTGATCGAGCGGGAGCGATTGTGGGGGATGGCGCCGCACATCATCTGGCCGCTGCGCTTCGTGCTGCCGCAGACGCAGTCGCCGCGTCCGGCGTGGATGGTGCGGCTGGGCCTGTTCCTCTACGATCATCTCGGCGGCCGCAAGCGCCTCCCCGGCACCGAGACGATCGCGCTGGCGCGCTCGCCCTACGGGGCGGGCCTGGCGCCGCGCGCGGGCAAGGCCTTCGTCTATTCGGACTGCTGGGTCGAGGACAGCCGGCTGGTGGTGCTGAACGCACGCGATGCAGCCGACCGGGGGGCGATCGTGCGGACCCGCACGCGGCTCGTCAGCGCCCGTCGCGAGGACGCGCACTGGGTCGCGACGATCGAGCAGGATGGCGCGACGTCGGAGGTTCGTGCGCGCATCCTGGTCAACGCGGGCGGGCCCTGGGTGGCCGACGTTCTGCAGCGTGCGGGCAACAGCCGCAACGATCGCGGCGTGCGGCTGATCAAGGGCAGCCATATCGTGCTGCCGCGCCTGTACGAGGGCGACCACGCCTTCATGCTGCAGAATCCCGATCGACGGATCGTGTTCGTCATCCCCTATGAAGGGCAATTCTCGCTGGTCGGTACCACCGACGAACCCTGGGAAGGCGCACCCGGTCGGGCGCAGATCAGCGCGGACGAGACGCGGTACCTGATCGACACCGTGAATCGCTATTTCGCGCAGCGGGTTTCGGCCGATGATGTGACGTGGAGCTACGCGGGCATCCGCCCACTCTACGACGACAAGGCGGCGAACGCGTCCGCGGTCACGCGCGATTATGTGCTCGATCTCGACGCGGACGACGGAGCGCCGCCGATGCTGAGCATCTTCGGCGGCAAGATCACGACCTATCGCAAGCTCGCCGAACACGCGATGGCGCAGCTTGCACCGTTCTTTCCGGCGGCAAGTGGCGCCTGGACCGCGGGCGCGACCTTGCCCGGCGGCGATTTCGCCGATTTCGACGTCTATCTGGCCGACCTCGCGCGCGATCGCCCCGCTGTGCCGCACGCGCTGCTGCGCCGGCTGGTCCGGGCTTATGGCACCGACGTCGCGACGCTCGTCCCCGCCGGAGCGACGCTGGCCGATCTCGGCGAAGACCTTGGCGGCGGGTTGACGACGCGCGAGGTCGACTTCCTGCGCGCACGCGAATGGGCGCAGACGGCCGACGACATTCTCTACCGTCGCAGCAAGCTGGGGCTGCACGTGCCCGCCGGCACGGCCGAACGGCTCGACGCCTACCTTACCGACGCCGCCGACGTCCGCAGCGCGCCATGA
- a CDS encoding SDR family NAD(P)-dependent oxidoreductase produces MTDLLAPDRRAAYPSLRDKRVIITGGGSGIGEGLVEAFVRQGARVAFVDVAVADSEALVSRLSPGAAHAPVFRPLDLTDLAALKTVFGELIATLGGCDVLVNNAGNDDRHTIADVTPAYWDERMNVNLRHQFFAAQAVVPAMAAAGGGAILNFGSISWHLALGDLILYQTAKAAIEGLTRSLARDLGRKNIRCNAIVPGNVQTPRQEKWYTPEGEAAIVAAQCLDGRIQPADVAALALFLASDDARLCTGHNYWIDAGWR; encoded by the coding sequence ATGACCGATCTGCTCGCCCCCGACCGCCGCGCCGCTTACCCGTCGCTGCGCGACAAGCGCGTCATCATCACCGGTGGCGGCAGCGGCATCGGCGAAGGGCTGGTAGAGGCGTTCGTGCGCCAGGGCGCGCGCGTCGCCTTCGTCGATGTCGCCGTGGCCGACAGCGAGGCGCTGGTCTCCCGGCTGTCGCCCGGCGCCGCGCACGCGCCCGTCTTCCGCCCGCTCGACCTCACCGACCTCGCCGCGCTGAAGACGGTGTTCGGTGAATTGATCGCCACGCTCGGCGGCTGCGACGTGCTCGTCAACAACGCGGGCAACGACGACCGCCACACGATCGCCGACGTGACGCCGGCCTATTGGGACGAGCGGATGAACGTCAACCTGCGCCACCAGTTCTTCGCGGCGCAGGCGGTGGTCCCGGCGATGGCGGCGGCGGGCGGCGGCGCGATCCTCAACTTCGGCTCGATCAGCTGGCACCTCGCGCTCGGCGACCTGATCCTCTACCAGACCGCCAAGGCCGCGATCGAAGGCTTGACGCGCAGTCTCGCCCGCGACCTCGGCCGCAAGAACATCCGCTGCAACGCGATCGTCCCCGGCAACGTCCAGACCCCGCGCCAGGAAAAATGGTACACGCCCGAAGGAGAGGCGGCGATCGTTGCGGCACAATGCCTTGATGGCCGCATCCAGCCCGCCGATGTCGCCGCCCTCGCCCTGTTCCTCGCCTCCGACGACGCGCGTCTGTGCACCGGCCATAATTACTGGATCGACGCCGGCTGGCGGTGA
- a CDS encoding DeoR/GlpR family DNA-binding transcription regulator, with protein MIADGLPEAVARRHAAILAAARRTGSVAVDTLATELGVTPQTIRRDLNLLAERAMLSRVHGGAVVTSGVDNLDREARGAIAAEAKAGIGRAAAALVPNGASLFINIGTTTEAIARALVDHRNLLVVTNNLNVVSILAARPTIEVVVAGGRVRPSDGAVVGALAMDFIGGFKVDYALIGASAIDRDGTLLDFDMDEVRVSQRIIDQARTTILAVDRSKFGRPAPVRIAGLERIDHLVTDRLDDPEIAAACASAKVRVTQTQ; from the coding sequence ATGATCGCCGACGGTCTGCCCGAAGCCGTCGCCCGGCGCCACGCCGCGATCCTCGCCGCCGCGCGTCGCACGGGCAGCGTCGCGGTCGACACGCTGGCGACCGAACTGGGCGTCACGCCCCAGACGATCCGCCGCGATCTGAACCTGCTTGCCGAGCGCGCGATGCTATCGCGCGTCCACGGCGGTGCGGTCGTCACGTCGGGCGTCGACAACCTCGATCGCGAAGCGCGCGGCGCGATCGCGGCGGAAGCGAAGGCGGGGATCGGCCGCGCCGCGGCGGCGCTGGTTCCGAACGGTGCGAGCCTGTTCATCAACATCGGCACCACGACCGAGGCGATCGCGCGCGCGCTCGTCGATCACCGCAATCTGCTGGTGGTGACGAACAACCTCAACGTCGTCTCCATCCTTGCCGCGCGCCCGACGATCGAGGTGGTCGTGGCGGGTGGCCGCGTGCGCCCGAGCGACGGCGCCGTCGTCGGCGCGCTGGCGATGGATTTCATCGGCGGGTTCAAGGTCGATTATGCGCTGATCGGCGCCTCCGCGATCGACCGCGACGGGACCCTGCTCGATTTCGACATGGACGAAGTGCGCGTGTCGCAGCGGATCATCGACCAGGCGCGCACGACCATCCTGGCGGTCGACCGCAGCAAGTTCGGCCGCCCCGCCCCGGTACGGATCGCTGGGCTGGAACGGATCGACCATCTGGTCACCGATCGGCTCGACGACCCGGAAATCGCCGCCGCCTGCGCGTCGGCCAAAGTGAGGGTGACACAGACGCAATAA
- a CDS encoding queuosine precursor transporter, translating to MNQPVERPVDAAAMQGAAFRYYDFVMAAFVALLLLSNVIGAGKVAIVHLPVVGDWPFGAGILFFPVSYVIGDVLTEVYGYARARRVIWAGFAAVVFMAFMSWVVVALPPAPSWTNQAAYETIFGQVPRIVFASVCAFWAGEFVNSYVMARMKVWSEGRHLWTRTIGSTVVGEGVDSLIFYPLAFLGATGWTTALVVTVLFTQWALKVGWEVLLTPVTYAVVGWLKRAEGVDVFDRGTDFSPFRTRL from the coding sequence ATGAACCAACCTGTCGAACGCCCCGTCGATGCCGCCGCCATGCAAGGGGCGGCGTTTCGCTATTACGATTTCGTCATGGCGGCGTTCGTCGCGCTGCTGCTGCTGTCCAACGTCATCGGCGCGGGCAAGGTCGCGATTGTGCATCTGCCCGTCGTCGGCGACTGGCCGTTCGGGGCTGGCATCCTGTTCTTCCCGGTCAGCTATGTGATCGGCGACGTGCTGACCGAAGTCTACGGCTATGCCCGCGCGCGCCGCGTGATCTGGGCGGGGTTCGCCGCGGTCGTGTTCATGGCGTTCATGAGTTGGGTCGTCGTCGCGCTACCGCCCGCGCCGTCTTGGACGAACCAGGCGGCGTATGAGACGATCTTCGGCCAGGTGCCGCGCATCGTTTTCGCCAGCGTCTGCGCCTTCTGGGCCGGGGAGTTCGTCAATTCCTACGTCATGGCGCGCATGAAGGTGTGGAGCGAGGGGCGCCACCTGTGGACGCGCACGATCGGGTCGACCGTGGTGGGGGAGGGGGTGGACAGCCTGATCTTCTACCCGCTCGCTTTTCTGGGGGCGACGGGCTGGACGACGGCGCTCGTCGTCACCGTTTTGTTCACGCAATGGGCGTTGAAGGTCGGCTGGGAAGTGCTGCTGACGCCGGTGACCTATGCGGTGGTCGGCTGGCTGAAGCGGGCGGAGGGCGTCGACGTTTTCGATCGAGGCACGGATTTTTCGCCGTTCCGGACGCGGCTGTAA
- the purQ gene encoding phosphoribosylformylglycinamidine synthase subunit PurQ translates to MKTAVIVFPGSNCDRDLAVALEAVTGVKPAMVWHAETELPQGIGFVAVPGGFSYGDYLRSGAIAARSPIMRAVVEQAGRGLPVFGVCNGFQVLTEAGLLPGALMRNAGLNFVCRDVQLTVENAQTAFTSRYDAGETLSVPVAHHDGNYFADADTLDRLEGEGRVAFRYGEAVNGSARNIAGIVNAGGNVLGMMPHPERKIETAHGGTDGRRLFEGVLETVGA, encoded by the coding sequence ATGAAGACCGCCGTCATCGTCTTTCCCGGATCGAACTGCGACCGCGACCTCGCCGTCGCGCTGGAGGCGGTGACCGGCGTCAAGCCGGCGATGGTCTGGCATGCGGAGACCGAGCTGCCGCAGGGCATCGGCTTCGTTGCGGTACCCGGTGGCTTTTCGTACGGCGACTACCTGCGCTCGGGTGCGATTGCCGCGCGATCGCCGATCATGCGCGCGGTCGTCGAACAAGCGGGCCGCGGCCTCCCCGTATTCGGCGTGTGCAACGGCTTTCAGGTGCTGACCGAGGCGGGGCTGCTGCCCGGCGCGCTGATGCGCAACGCCGGCCTCAACTTCGTCTGCCGCGACGTCCAGCTGACGGTAGAGAACGCGCAGACCGCCTTCACCAGCCGCTATGACGCGGGCGAGACATTGTCGGTGCCCGTCGCGCACCATGACGGCAATTATTTCGCCGACGCCGACACGCTCGACCGGCTCGAGGGCGAAGGGCGTGTCGCCTTCCGCTACGGCGAGGCGGTCAACGGCTCGGCGCGCAACATCGCCGGTATCGTCAACGCGGGCGGCAACGTGCTGGGCATGATGCCGCACCCCGAACGCAAGATCGAAACCGCGCACGGCGGCACCGACGGCCGCCGCCTGTTCGAAGGCGTGCTGGAGACGGTGGGGGCCTGA
- the purC gene encoding phosphoribosylaminoimidazolesuccinocarboxamide synthase: MARRRQIYEGKAKILYEGPEPGTLIQYFKDDATAFNAQKKGTINGKGVLNNRISEHVFTLLDAIGVPTHFIRRLNMREQLIRQVEIVPIEVVVRNVAAGSLSKRLGIEEGTKLPRTIIEYYYKDDALGDPMITDEHIAAFGWASQEEMHDIADLAIRVNDFLTGLFAGIGIRLVDFKLEFGRIWDNDYGRIILADEISPDGCRLWDMTSGEKLDKDRFRRDLGGEAEAYQEVARRLGLMPEGEDNAVLDLDSHRKRRGK; this comes from the coding sequence ATGGCTCGCCGCCGGCAGATCTACGAAGGCAAGGCCAAGATCCTCTACGAGGGCCCCGAGCCCGGCACGCTGATCCAGTATTTCAAGGACGACGCGACCGCCTTCAACGCCCAGAAAAAGGGCACGATCAACGGCAAAGGCGTGCTCAACAACCGGATCAGCGAGCATGTCTTCACCCTGCTCGACGCGATCGGCGTGCCGACGCACTTCATCCGCCGCCTCAACATGCGCGAGCAGTTGATCCGCCAGGTCGAGATCGTGCCGATCGAGGTCGTCGTGCGTAACGTCGCCGCCGGCTCGCTGTCGAAGCGCCTCGGGATCGAGGAGGGCACGAAGCTCCCCCGCACGATCATCGAATATTATTACAAGGACGACGCACTCGGCGATCCGATGATCACCGACGAGCATATCGCCGCGTTCGGCTGGGCGAGCCAGGAGGAGATGCACGACATCGCCGATCTCGCGATCCGCGTGAACGACTTCCTGACCGGTCTGTTCGCCGGGATCGGCATCCGCCTCGTCGACTTCAAGCTCGAATTCGGCCGCATCTGGGACAATGACTACGGCCGGATCATCCTGGCCGACGAGATCAGCCCGGACGGTTGCCGCTTGTGGGACATGACGAGCGGCGAGAAGCTCGACAAGGACCGGTTCCGCCGCGACCTGGGCGGCGAGGCGGAAGCCTATCAGGAGGTCGCGCGCCGGCTCGGCCTGATGCCGGAGGGAGAGGACAATGCGGTGCTCGACCTCGACAGCCACCGCAAGCGCCGGGGTAAATAA
- a CDS encoding alpha-L-fucosidase, with amino-acid sequence MTMDRRSFLHGAAAAGSASLLGGAALGAETPAFQPSWESLVAGYRAPDWFRDAKFGIWAHWSAQCVPEAGDWYARDMYLQGSRACRHHVEHYGHPSKIGFMEMYPRWTAARWDPARLLDLYIRAGARYFMALANHHDNFDSYASSYHPWNSTRIGPRRDIVGEWGKLARARGLRFAVSNHSAHAWHWLQPAYGYDPEGPLAGRRYDAAWLTRAQGRGKWWQGLDPQQLYTGPTMPMPDGLHSIAAATEWHEKNDRVWTEAPPAKNPAFVRSWLQRCRELIDVYRPDMVYFDNFSLPLGQAGLDITAHFYNQSMRWHGRNEAVVTAKGTPANRRGGIVDDVERGVHDDIQAYPFQTDTCIGNWHYDRDLYDRDGYKTPAKIIHTLCDVAAKNGNLMLSVPLRGDGTIDEKEEAIIEAIAAWMGRNGAAIYGTRPWHLSGEGPTRAAAGDFNEGGKDSPYTPRDIRYVRRGAAVHAFVLGWPNDGVARLTALARQGRVQRVTLPGDAAPLSFRQTADAVEVTLPPARRDPIGVALIVQGDGLVRG; translated from the coding sequence ATGACGATGGACCGGCGATCCTTCCTCCACGGCGCGGCGGCGGCGGGATCGGCATCGCTGCTCGGCGGCGCGGCGCTCGGCGCGGAGACGCCGGCGTTTCAGCCGAGTTGGGAGTCGCTGGTCGCGGGCTATCGCGCGCCCGACTGGTTCCGAGACGCCAAGTTCGGCATCTGGGCACATTGGTCCGCGCAATGCGTGCCCGAAGCGGGCGACTGGTATGCGCGCGACATGTATCTGCAGGGTTCGCGCGCCTGTCGCCATCATGTCGAACATTACGGCCACCCGTCCAAGATCGGCTTCATGGAGATGTATCCACGCTGGACCGCGGCGCGCTGGGATCCGGCGCGGCTGCTCGATCTCTATATTCGCGCGGGCGCCCGCTATTTCATGGCGCTGGCCAACCATCACGACAATTTCGATTCCTACGCCTCGTCCTATCATCCCTGGAACAGCACGCGGATCGGGCCGCGGCGGGACATCGTCGGCGAATGGGGCAAGCTCGCCCGCGCCCGCGGCTTGCGCTTCGCGGTGTCCAACCATTCCGCCCACGCCTGGCACTGGCTGCAGCCCGCCTACGGCTACGATCCCGAAGGCCCGCTCGCCGGCCGCCGTTACGACGCGGCCTGGCTGACCAGGGCGCAGGGTCGCGGCAAATGGTGGCAGGGGCTCGATCCGCAGCAGCTCTACACTGGCCCGACGATGCCGATGCCCGACGGGCTGCATTCGATCGCCGCCGCCACGGAGTGGCATGAAAAGAACGACCGCGTCTGGACGGAGGCGCCGCCCGCCAAAAACCCGGCGTTCGTGCGCAGCTGGTTGCAGCGGTGCCGCGAGCTGATCGACGTCTATCGCCCCGACATGGTCTATTTCGACAATTTCTCGCTGCCGCTCGGCCAGGCGGGGCTCGACATCACCGCCCATTTCTACAACCAGTCGATGCGCTGGCACGGCCGCAACGAGGCGGTGGTGACCGCGAAGGGCACGCCGGCGAACCGGCGCGGCGGTATCGTCGACGACGTCGAGCGCGGCGTCCATGACGATATCCAGGCCTATCCGTTCCAGACCGACACCTGCATCGGCAACTGGCATTACGACCGCGATCTGTACGATCGCGACGGCTACAAGACGCCGGCCAAGATCATCCATACCCTGTGCGACGTGGCGGCGAAGAACGGCAATCTGATGCTGTCGGTCCCGCTGCGCGGCGACGGCACGATCGACGAAAAGGAAGAGGCGATCATCGAGGCGATCGCGGCGTGGATGGGCCGCAATGGCGCGGCGATCTACGGCACGCGGCCCTGGCACCTGTCGGGCGAGGGGCCGACCCGTGCCGCGGCGGGCGACTTCAACGAGGGCGGCAAGGACAGTCCGTACACGCCGCGCGACATTCGCTACGTGCGCCGCGGCGCCGCGGTCCATGCATTCGTCCTCGGCTGGCCGAACGACGGCGTGGCGCGCCTGACCGCGCTGGCCAGGCAGGGCCGCGTGCAGCGCGTCACCCTTCCCGGCGATGCGGCCCCCCTGTCGTTCCGGCAGACGGCCGACGCGGTGGAGGTCACGCTGCCCCCCGCCCGGCGCGACCCGATCGGCGTCGCGCTGATCGTCCAGGGCGACGGTCTGGTCCGCGGCTGA
- a CDS encoding fumarylacetoacetate hydrolase family protein has protein sequence MNIRFDPATALGADWRDGLWLGRIDNGDGPCPVLVARGIVHDMSRVAPTVAELVATGRLDAGAGAAIGDLADLGLSPSSTPRLLAPIDLQCVKAAGVTFATSALERVIEERARGDAAAAAGLRARLEERIGGGLRSVAPGTPDAAALKTALIDEGLWSQYLEVAIGPDAEIFTKAPVLGAVGWGAEVGIRSDSTWNNPEPEVVLLVAPDGRAVGACLGNDVNLRDFEGRSALLLGKAKDNNASASLGPFVRLFDGTYTIDHVRDAQVTLTIHGEDGYRLDGHSSMREISRDPLELVRQAMSEHQYPDGFVLYLGTLFAPVQDRDEPGRGFTHEVGDRVTIASPGLGELVNRVATSKDAAPWTFGTIALMRNLAARGLLPA, from the coding sequence GTGAACATACGATTCGATCCGGCGACGGCGCTCGGCGCGGACTGGCGCGATGGCCTTTGGCTCGGCCGGATCGATAACGGGGACGGCCCCTGCCCCGTCCTGGTCGCGCGTGGCATCGTCCATGACATGAGCCGCGTCGCGCCGACCGTCGCCGAGCTGGTCGCGACCGGCAGGCTGGATGCCGGCGCCGGCGCGGCGATCGGCGATCTCGCCGACCTCGGCCTCTCGCCGTCGTCGACGCCGCGTCTGCTCGCACCGATCGACCTGCAATGCGTCAAGGCGGCGGGCGTCACCTTCGCCACCTCTGCACTGGAACGCGTGATCGAGGAGCGCGCGCGCGGCGATGCCGCCGCCGCCGCGGGCCTGCGTGCGCGACTCGAGGAGCGGATCGGCGGCGGGCTGCGCTCGGTGGCGCCAGGCACGCCCGACGCCGCCGCGCTCAAGACCGCGCTGATCGACGAAGGCCTTTGGTCGCAATATCTGGAGGTCGCGATCGGCCCCGATGCGGAAATCTTCACCAAGGCGCCCGTCCTCGGCGCGGTCGGCTGGGGGGCGGAGGTCGGCATCCGATCCGATTCCACCTGGAACAACCCCGAACCCGAGGTCGTACTGCTCGTCGCGCCCGACGGCCGCGCGGTCGGAGCGTGCCTGGGCAACGACGTCAACCTGCGCGATTTCGAGGGGCGCTCCGCGCTGCTGCTCGGCAAGGCGAAGGACAACAATGCCTCCGCATCGCTCGGCCCGTTCGTCCGCCTGTTCGACGGCACCTACACGATCGACCATGTCCGCGACGCACAGGTGACGCTAACGATCCACGGCGAGGACGGCTATCGCCTGGACGGCCACAGCTCGATGCGCGAGATCAGCCGCGATCCGCTCGAGCTCGTCCGCCAGGCGATGAGCGAGCACCAATATCCCGACGGCTTCGTGCTGTATCTAGGCACCTTGTTCGCGCCGGTGCAGGATCGCGACGAGCCCGGCCGCGGCTTCACGCACGAGGTCGGCGACAGGGTGACGATCGCCAGCCCGGGCCTGGGCGAACTCGTCAACCGCGTCGCGACGTCCAAGGATGCCGCGCCCTGGACGTTCGGCACGATCGCGCTGATGCGCAACCTCGCCGCCCGCGGCCTGCTTCCCGCCTGA
- the msrB gene encoding peptide-methionine (R)-S-oxide reductase MsrB encodes MTDYRKTDDAIAKLTPEQFYVTQQSGTERPGTGEYLYNKEPGLYVDVVSGEPLFASADKYESHCGWPSFTKPIEPARVNEIDDTSHGMIRTEVRSAGGDSHLGHVFPDGPRETGGLRYCINSAALRFVPKAEMEAQGYGAYLDKVEG; translated from the coding sequence GACGACGCGATCGCGAAGCTGACGCCCGAGCAGTTTTACGTGACGCAGCAAAGCGGCACCGAGCGGCCGGGGACGGGCGAATATCTCTACAACAAGGAACCCGGCCTGTACGTCGACGTCGTCTCGGGCGAGCCGCTGTTCGCATCCGCCGACAAATACGAATCGCACTGCGGCTGGCCCAGCTTCACCAAGCCGATCGAGCCCGCGCGGGTCAACGAGATCGACGATACCAGCCACGGCATGATCCGTACCGAGGTGCGCTCCGCCGGCGGCGACAGCCATCTGGGCCACGTCTTCCCCGACGGCCCGCGCGAAACCGGCGGCCTGCGCTATTGCATCAACTCGGCCGCGCTGCGCTTCGTGCCGAAGGCCGAGATGGAGGCGCAAGGCTATGGCGCCTATCTCGACAAGGTCGAGGGCTGA
- the purS gene encoding phosphoribosylformylglycinamidine synthase subunit PurS, protein MKLRIFVTLKPGVLDPQGRAIHHALGSLGFAGVEDVRAGKMFELEVADSTDDAAIDGMCRQLLANTVIENFRVERV, encoded by the coding sequence ATGAAGCTGCGTATCTTCGTAACGCTCAAGCCTGGCGTGCTCGATCCCCAGGGCCGCGCGATCCATCACGCGCTCGGCAGCCTCGGTTTCGCGGGCGTCGAGGACGTGCGCGCGGGCAAGATGTTCGAACTGGAGGTCGCCGATTCGACCGACGACGCGGCAATCGACGGCATGTGCCGCCAGCTGCTCGCCAACACCGTCATCGAGAACTTCCGGGTGGAGCGCGTTTGA
- the glpK gene encoding glycerol kinase GlpK — translation MAAHILAIDQGTTSTRSVVFDAAARRVATAQTEFAQHYPEPGWVEHDPEDIWRDVLATAREAIGNAGLAAADIAAIGITNQRETTVVWDRTTGEPVHRAIVWQDRRTAAVCADLKASGAEDDVRARTGLLLDPYFSATKVGWILDHVPGARDRAARGELAFGTIDSFLLFRLTGGAVHATDVTNASRTSLWNIHDNRWDETLCALFDVPIAMLPDVHDNAHHFGDTAPGLFDAIIPITGIAGDQQAALFGQACFARGSAKSTYGTGCFLLLNTGDTAITSEHRMLTTPAYRLGGRTTYALEGSIFVAGAAIKWLRDGIGVITHARETNDMATQVPDNHGVYMVPAFVGLGAPHWEPEARGAIFGLTLGATQAHLARAALEAVGYQTLDLVTAMVSDGGTRPAILRVDGGMAANDWLCRFLADLLEVPVERPDDLETTARGAAFHAGLAIGLWSGLDALESLWARDACFEPAMAADHRDRLLAGWQDALSRVIR, via the coding sequence ATGGCAGCGCACATCCTGGCGATCGACCAGGGCACCACCTCGACCCGCAGCGTCGTGTTCGATGCTGCCGCGCGCCGCGTCGCCACCGCGCAGACCGAGTTTGCGCAGCACTATCCCGAGCCTGGCTGGGTCGAGCATGATCCTGAAGACATCTGGCGCGACGTGCTCGCTACCGCGCGCGAGGCGATCGGCAACGCCGGGCTTGCGGCGGCGGATATCGCCGCGATCGGCATCACCAACCAGCGCGAGACGACGGTCGTATGGGATCGCACGACCGGCGAACCCGTCCATCGCGCGATCGTCTGGCAGGATCGCCGCACCGCCGCGGTCTGCGCCGACCTGAAGGCGTCGGGTGCGGAGGACGACGTGCGCGCGCGTACCGGGCTGCTGCTCGACCCTTATTTTTCCGCGACCAAGGTCGGCTGGATCCTCGATCACGTTCCCGGCGCGCGTGACCGCGCGGCGCGGGGCGAACTGGCGTTCGGGACGATCGACAGCTTCCTGCTGTTCCGGCTCACCGGCGGCGCGGTCCACGCGACCGACGTCACCAACGCCTCGCGCACCTCGCTGTGGAATATCCACGACAATCGCTGGGACGAGACGCTGTGCGCCCTGTTCGACGTGCCGATCGCGATGCTGCCGGACGTGCACGACAATGCGCATCACTTCGGCGACACCGCGCCTGGCCTGTTCGACGCGATCATCCCGATCACCGGCATCGCGGGCGATCAGCAGGCGGCGCTGTTCGGCCAGGCGTGCTTCGCCCGGGGGAGCGCCAAGTCGACCTATGGTACGGGTTGCTTCCTGCTGCTCAACACGGGCGATACGGCGATCACGTCGGAACATCGGATGCTTACCACGCCCGCGTATCGGCTGGGCGGGCGCACCACCTATGCGCTGGAGGGATCGATCTTCGTCGCGGGCGCGGCGATCAAGTGGCTGCGCGACGGGATCGGCGTCATCACGCATGCGCGCGAAACCAACGACATGGCGACACAGGTGCCCGACAATCACGGCGTCTACATGGTCCCCGCCTTCGTGGGACTCGGCGCACCGCATTGGGAGCCGGAGGCGCGCGGCGCGATCTTCGGCCTGACGCTGGGCGCGACGCAGGCGCATCTCGCCCGCGCCGCGCTCGAGGCGGTCGGCTATCAGACGCTCGATCTGGTCACGGCGATGGTCAGCGATGGCGGCACCCGCCCAGCGATCCTGCGCGTCGACGGTGGCATGGCGGCGAACGACTGGTTGTGCCGGTTTCTCGCCGACCTGCTCGAAGTGCCCGTCGAACGCCCCGACGATCTGGAAACGACCGCGCGCGGTGCCGCATTCCATGCCGGTCTCGCGATCGGGCTATGGTCGGGGCTCGACGCGCTCGAAAGCCTCTGGGCGCGCGATGCCTGTTTCGAGCCGGCGATGGCCGCCGATCACCGCGACCGTCTGCTCGCCGGCTGGCAGGACGCGCTGTCGCGGGTGATCCGCTGA